A window from Zingiber officinale cultivar Zhangliang chromosome 7A, Zo_v1.1, whole genome shotgun sequence encodes these proteins:
- the LOC122002467 gene encoding uncharacterized protein LOC122002467, which translates to MHFPRKKPPQAAAGGGSGVSRIVSCLRPDGGGGGGGGSLVVQTGFPTSLADLFLKNRSRLKVPSRKKRKKLPETTASSSADADAPDHVAAFAAPPWGNADAVSAVRQKDTGFGIASGTLLIVAGVMLALAIERNKLVGGIMLFAVVLWLLDSLGFRHLRSRTPRSDASSTASGRWNLQGRGFVSPIREIGIDSCSDSAGSDSSSLDSMDQHQKRQFLLEKRDFSAIRKAQTPKKLLSKLVPKKFNAQRRNNTNQNDLFSSPSGKDDFNGVTEIEEEESTNTSDDSDDSSAFCIRDVLGINASAESIQEHGSGTQARSSRQLVFCAVVLLGLCGGKCVALVLILSWFLLQKSVNGFWSREKYLIKFF; encoded by the coding sequence ATGCATTTTCCACGGAAGAAGCCCCCGCAGGCCGCCGCCGGTGGCGGCTCTGGCGTATCTAGGATCGTCTCCTGCCTCCGCcccgacggcggcggcggcggcggcggcggatcgCTTGTCGTGCAGACTGGGTTCCCAACCTCCCTCGCCGACCTCTTCCTCAAAAACCGCAGCAGGCTGAAGGTCCCctcgcggaagaagaggaagaagcttccggAAACCACCGCTTCCTCATCCGCCGACGCCGACGCCCCAGACCACGTGGCAGCTTTCGCGGCGCCGCCTTGGGGTAATGCCGACGCAGTCTCGGCGGTCCGCCAGAAGGATACGGGGTTCGGGATTGCGTCCGGGACGCTTTTGATCGTGGCGGGGGTGATGCTGGCTCTGGCTATCGAAAGGAACAAACTTGTCGGAGGGATCATGCTCTTCGCCGTCGTCCTGTGGCTACTCGATTCGCTAGGGTTTCGGCATCTCAGATCGAGGACGCCCCGCTCAGATGCATCGAGTACCGCCTCCGGAAGGTGGAATTTGCAAGGCAGAGGATTCGTCTCCCCCATCAGAGAGATTGGGATCGATAGCTGCTCAGATTCGGCAGGATCAGACAGCAGTTCGCTGGATTCAATGGACCAGCACCAAAAAAGGCAGTTTTTGTTGGAAAAAAGAGATTTTTCGGCGATTAGGAAGGCCCAAACCCCCAAAAAACTCCTCAGCAAATTAGTTCCAAAGAAGTTCAATGCTCAAAGGAGAAATAATACCAACCAAAACGATCTTTTTTCATCCCCGAGTGGGAAAGATGACTTCAATGGCGTCACtgaaatagaagaagaagaatcaacaaATACAAGCGATGATTCTGACGATTCATCAGCGTTCTGTATCAGAGATGTCCTAGGGATCAATGCCTCTGCTGAGTCGATTCAAGAGCATGGCAGTGGAACTCAAGCAAGGAGTTCTCGGCAATTGGTATTCTGTGCAGTTGTTCTTCTGGGGCTTTGTGGTGGAAAGTGTGTGGCTCTTGTGCTAATTCTCTCGTGGTTTCTACTTCAGAAATCAGTGAACGGCTTTTGGAGCAGAGAAAAgtacttgattaaatttttttga
- the LOC122000479 gene encoding myb-related protein Zm1-like has protein sequence MGMRKQVPCCDKAGLNKGAWSSEEDLKLVAYINKHGHGNWRALPKQAGLLRCGKSCRLRWINYLRPDVKRGNFTKDEEETIIKLQRELGNKWSKIASCLSGRTDNEIKNHWNTHLKRRLLHHFEESNKAHRASRSNGQDGSGESMEHKMDGGDRKEIDSTDLESSTVLSSPMESSMLSSATHNELVDSEINCKDELGMLDEVEEWFTYLEELLEI, from the exons ATGGGCATGCGAAAACAAGTGCCTTGCTGCGACAAGGCTGGGCTGAACAAGGGCGCTTGGTCGTCGGAGGAGGACTTGAAGCTAGTTGCCTACATAAACAAGCATGGCCATGGCAATTGGCGCGCCCTCCCGAAACAAGCAG GTTTGCTTCGTTGCGGAAAGAGTTGCCGTCTACGTTGGATCAACTACCTCCGCCCCGACGTCAAGCGGGGGAACTTCACTAAAGACGAAGAGGAAACCATCATCAAACTCCAACGAGAACTTGGAAACAA ATGGTCCAAGATTGCATCTTGCCTTTCGGGAagaaccgacaacgagatcaagAACCACTGGAACACGCATCTAAAGAGGAGATTATTGCATCACTTCGAAGAGTCTAATAAAGCTCATCGCGCATCGAGATCCAACGGTCAAGATGGTAGCGGTGAATCTATGGAGCATAAGATGGACGGCGGAGATCGGAAGGAGATAGATTCTACGGATCTAGAGTCGTCGACGGTGTTATCTTCGCCGATGGAATCTTCCATGCTATCTAGTGCAACTCACAATGAATTAGTGGACTCGGAAATTAATTGTAAGGATGAGTTGGGGATGTTGGATGAGGTGGAAGAGTGGTTTACTTATTTGGAGGAGCTACTTGAGATTTGA